In the genome of Myxococcus stipitatus, one region contains:
- a CDS encoding ABC transporter permease, protein MSAFGAMVWNGFREARRNRVTVVVGAFAAVVLLSSTLVTEVTVATFDRVLTDFGLGMMSLILVFLTIFLSSGLLSREIERRTIFLVVSKPVSRTQFLLARLAGNMLTLAVLMAAMMLIFISQLMLFQMSFNSVQLIAAVGLWFELLVLTSAGILFSSFAGPAVSAIATTGIYFAGHLANDLYDIANRLNEGAVKTFAKGLYYLLPNLERVNFRPHATYSLPVDTATFFSGAGYALGWAALFTAMAIVIFERRDFR, encoded by the coding sequence ATGAGCGCGTTCGGAGCGATGGTCTGGAACGGCTTCCGGGAAGCACGTCGCAACCGCGTGACGGTGGTGGTGGGTGCCTTCGCGGCGGTGGTGCTGTTGTCGTCAACGCTCGTCACGGAAGTCACCGTCGCGACGTTCGACCGGGTCCTCACCGACTTTGGTCTGGGGATGATGAGCCTCATCCTCGTCTTCCTCACCATCTTCTTGTCGAGCGGGCTGCTGAGCCGGGAGATCGAACGGCGCACCATCTTCCTCGTCGTGAGCAAGCCCGTCTCTCGCACCCAGTTCCTGTTGGCGCGGCTTGCGGGCAACATGCTGACGCTCGCGGTGCTGATGGCCGCGATGATGCTCATCTTCATCAGCCAGCTGATGCTCTTCCAGATGAGCTTCAACTCCGTGCAGCTCATCGCGGCGGTGGGGTTGTGGTTCGAGCTGCTGGTCCTGACGAGCGCGGGCATCCTCTTCTCCAGCTTCGCGGGCCCCGCGGTGTCGGCCATCGCCACGACTGGCATCTACTTCGCCGGCCACCTGGCCAATGACCTCTACGACATCGCCAATCGGCTGAACGAGGGGGCCGTCAAGACGTTCGCCAAGGGGCTCTACTACCTGCTGCCCAACCTCGAGCGGGTGAACTTCCGCCCGCATGCGACGTACTCGTTGCCCGTGGATACGGCCACCTTCTTCTCCGGTGCTGGATATGCGCTGGG